The Pleuronectes platessa chromosome 11, fPlePla1.1, whole genome shotgun sequence genome includes a window with the following:
- the LOC128450359 gene encoding LOW QUALITY PROTEIN: uncharacterized protein LOC128450359 (The sequence of the model RefSeq protein was modified relative to this genomic sequence to represent the inferred CDS: inserted 5 bases in 3 codons; substituted 2 bases at 2 genomic stop codons), with product MRGPWNFTALFSLASLQRRCQVEKMANPSPSKLPRIDDEQVEGVRSALLITTYSCKDEAVSREELYHMNNQSSSQAMACLIKNVRLRRAAQQQAAAFKAQLVVMKAKYKAALQQVEVLQACAAYANDDVMEETEEKMQVTPSLAMSAVPELGSAEAAPASALAPAVVDEVPEMGVRKRHKPRSANDEVIANPFDCRCAVNSPMAVLTGMRAGATRASNGKVRASLVCSVVAAMKHVSVPVCTWDESDVDEIQVAGIKLSKCVVEYWWESAANRKQFCKLLKYKKLFGRMQSVSVGPPKVEFFDMNQECKLYEDLQKMLLSDGMCLLEIQGSTVVVIHHQEYYVVVDCGACSVSGLPSRNGRCVAVFNTNFDDLMLHICAVRQELRAKMYRIGSMSVKADDVTDITEGATVCKDGNISVNTDDVTVVIESATVCKESSISVNTNDVTVVTESVTFGGDSIIDMDSGSEAVEDCFVVGHEGLLRPVVGSFHQGDYRFKYGGQQCMAISLVGIARHTCASVFSWTPTELDNVLFLGDQIYTDLRVGKRISGNSKLLCVSDLPRQFAVDGHNFAFVYGDCVSGHVDVVAGELIDAGVYCPLKCGLQKMCMKYDSCFFTLGGNTSAIIGHNGCYAVIDSHARNEDGMIDGDGKRVVVYFACLDFLFDHIWLFSRHLSEGQRVFEITGACVSKQESKSKDPVKVYCDSKKVQSSHVDADLHASDEEDVFISDVITTTLQFNPLCSDVVQTLCTKLNVQSEKVDAKSVQVGDLGVPCKNVNIVADGNCFFRAVSHAVCGTQLHHKKIRASVCKHLQNSVGAYDSLLRSEYDSMAQYLLISKMKYVGSWATEIEIQAVADYLGLHVFTFHDNRWIEYSSMNNVFSNQGIYLENCNGNHYETVVCVQQLHGQGCYGYCKDNISTVTGRVLRQRTNVSPSISTMSHAVKTVDFIKQEPKTLSASDNTDLRFKPLSLKVARTLCNKCDIDFEKQDVQAPKVSGYLGDVCKTESIVKDGNSFFRAVTQVISGSQKRHLKVRRAVVXMEKSGGDLLQIVDREYTSLSDYISKTKVKYVGHTATNVEIQATANAFGLDIHCYGGGTWQSFTCKSKVSDEGIYLKQCDDDHFEQVVCVQNSEQLVCVGLCTVDTSQTKYLCRRDICISNDNHSGQNVNEGITNKYDSKLYRRKVRESSIWKYEVNVSHRQNVKDRSTGKYRDNLVHRQKAMESSIGKYKINTVHRQKVKERSIGKYKDNALHRLNIKAINKSKYWLNPMHRQSVKTRNRREYHVNYEYKMRVAAGNKRKRQEKKVKSKEINFVMQQFLDKVKDGPDFVCCVCHRMLFCHQVLLCKRGDYNKSSAMASLADKCINEKYLHICSGDCVLPCLLMNTPRSQLWICYTCHGKINKGVLPPECAMNNMVVDPIPAELACLNSLEQHLIALNIPFMKMLALPKGGQNGVHGPVTCVPANIVQTSNLLPRSSMEGSLLPGKLKRKLTYKGHYEYQFVDDMHIRKALKLLKDTNVHYKDVVFNEDWSNEFCKEAHSDVSEKDTDCTGDGAEASADNGKEELLHDRQQHCMYQDTCLMPVDIGQEALDQSFDNVLNLAPAEGNNPVRLLSDDTNEAKCFPVLFPKGCPTYRDFRQHRLTLSRYFNNRILHADGHFAQNVEYIFFALYMSEVEQVVSCVSIALRKGKGGKFQKVTGDVLNNEEGLKRLLEYDDGFRFLKPIRGTPSFWQGAQRELLACVRQLGIPTWFASFSCADMRWKNLLTSILTQEGRTETVEELEWAERCELLRRNPVTAARLFDFRWHCFLREVLMSPCNPIGKITDYYYRVEFQQRGSPHIHGLFWIEDAPVIDRNTDEEVVAIIDKYVTCELPTEDETLLEIVTGVQTHSKRHSKTCKKKGTVCRFTFPRLPSLETFISRGVGADDEKSDMRKEDAVKILNDLKAAISDGKADGGSVQQLFARVGITQADFQAACICYGRKTXVVLKRRIDAIWINHYSKVMLKIWNADIDIQFVADAYACVVYIISYISKGERXMGMLLANAQREAAKEGNASAKDALKNLGSVYLHNRDVSAQEAVYRLANMHLKECSRKVVFVPVGENPVKMSLPLSVLKQKASSKDLSTEDMWMTSLVDRYKSRPKDSSFNDMCLAKFASEYRISSKNERSPNRIALSNDCGFILRRTRTQPAVIRYVRFSETKSPELFHQSILQLFLPYRIDGQLRPEGFVTFEEFYRGGYVKLDDGWLHSVKSVVDANRRSYEMDADVLDNIQNTIDRDGIIEDAWCNLCPEAELDRLECVQLRADENQVVDEHTDLIPDLAVTREQVAHLEKRGNVMCRNDGVALIRSLNETQMCIFYQIRQWCLAKVMGEKPDPLHVFITGGAXLMKAIQYEATRLLSTVSRQPDDICVLLTAPTGIAAHNLHASTIHSALSIGVDVRLPYIPLGEEKVNSLRAKYSSLQILIIDEISMVSHNLLAYIHGRLRQMKKSRDFAPFGNVSVVVVGDFFQLPPVRGKPLYINNVGIDLWSSIFKVVELKTIVRQQDDAFAQLLNRVRTRSKGTPMLAGDIDILKRCETGEVSSALHIFSTNKQVNEHNVVQLAKTCPDFVEIKAQDFVNCKATGKLKLMSGHHSRVQNTCLDESLALGIDARVMLIKNVDVADGLVNGVCGTVTHIVYPNDNRNFPDSVYVKFDDNQVGAEMRKRCAYSVAVEMGSTGIRPEEERVTTKGGLRRQFPLKLAWACTVHKVQGLTXIFAPGQAYVALSHVRSLSGLVIQDFEHKVIYCKDEIKDAIKNMPPFLVESISMQSITNANTHCFTLFLMNVQNLSRNITDLVSCTKHLQLNCIAVTETWLPEAFSSESVKIQGYSFQNQPRSLSYSSSNHTLANIQEQQRGGVGMYSLDSLPYVVIKVPHLSLECLVYNYTTSRILIAVVYRPPSYPMSQLKDNLTKLINWLDPISTTVAVIGDFNDNIFKSSSISNFMANKGYIQHVTQATTEKGTLIDHIYIKTTFYDIETVVSPTYFSDHEGITCSFTSRSMDMDIGVEQL from the exons ATGCGCGGTCCCTGGAACTTTACCGCGTTATTCTCATTGGCTTCTCTTCAGCGTCGGTGTCAGGTGGAG AAGATGGCAAACCCCTCTCCGAGTAAACTCCCGAGGATCGACGATGAGCAGGTGGAGGGAGTGCGTAGTGCACTTTTGATCACCACT TATTCATGTAAGGACGAGGCAGTTTCAAGGGAGGAGCTGTACCACATGAACAATCAGAGCAGCAGCCAGGCAATGGCTTGTTTAATAAAAAACGTTCGGCTCAGGAGAGCTGCACAGCAACAAGCTGCAGCCTTCAAGGCGCAGCTTGTTGTCATGAAGGCCAAATATAAAGCTGCTttgcagcaggtggaggtgctGCAGGCATGTGCTGCATACGCCAATGACG ATGTGatggaagagacagaggagaag ATGCAAGTTACACCGAGCCTGGCGATGTCTGCAGTGCCGGAGCTTGGGTCTGCTGAGGCAGCCCCTGCGTCTGCACTTGCCCCTGCTGTGGTGGATGAG GTGCCAGAGATGGGTGTGCGGAAGCGCCACAAGCCAAGATCCGCCAATGATGAGGTTATTGCTAACCCTTTTGATTGCAGGTGTGCTGTTAACTCTCCGATGGCTGTGCTGACAGGGATGCGTGCTGGGGCAACAAGAGCATCAAATGGTAAAGTGCGTGCTTCTCTTGTTTGTAGTGTTGTGGCTGCTATGAAACATGTGTCTGTTCCTGTGTGCACGTGGGATGAAAGTGATGTAGATGAGATACAGGTTGCAGGGATAAAGTTGAGCAAATGTGTTGTTGAGTACTGGTGGGAAAGTGCAGCTAACCGCAAACAGTTCTGCAAGCTacttaaatacaaaaaactgtTTGGCAGGATGCAGAGTGTGTCTGTTGGTCCACCAAAGGTTGAATTCTTTGATATGAATCAAGAATGCAAGTTGTATGAGGATCTGCAAAAAATGCTGTTGAGTGATGGCATGTGTCTGCTGGAAATTCAGGGTTCAACTGTTGTTGTCATCCACCACCAAGAGTACTACGTTGTAGTTGATTGTGGAGCATGCAGTGTGTCTGGCTTGCCAAGTAGGAATGGTAGGTGTGTGGCTGTTTTTAATACAAACTTCGATGACCTGATGCTCCATATCTGTGCTGTGAGACAAGAGCTACGAGCAAAGATGTACAGAATCGGCAGCATGTCTGTGAAGGCAGATGATGTGACTGATATCACAGAGGGTGCTACAGTGTGTAAGGACGGCAACATTTCTGTCAACACAGATGATGTGACAGTTGTCATAGAGAGTGCTACAGTGTGTAAGGAAAGCAGCATTTCTGTCAACACAAATGATGTGACCGTTGTCACAGAGAGTGTTACATTTGGTGGAGACAGCATCATTGACATGGACAGTGGATCTGAGGCTGTGGAGGATTGTTTTGTTGTTGGCCATGAAGGCCTTTTACGGCCTGTTGTTGGATCATTTCATCAGGGTGATTATCGGTTTAAGTATGGTGGACAACAGTGTATGGCTATCAGTCTGGTTGGAATAGCAAGACATACGTGTGCCAGCGTGTTTTCGTGGACACCAACTGAGCttgataatgttttatttttgggtGATCAGATTTACACAGATTTAAGGGTTGGCAAGAGGATTAGTGGGAATTCTaagctgttgtgtgtttcagatCTTCCAAGACAGTTTGCTGTTGATGGACACAATTTTGCATTTGTGTATGGAGATTGTGTATCTGgacatgttgatgttgttgcAGGAGAGTTGATTGATGCAGGTGTGTATTGCCCTTTAAAATGTGGACTACAAAAGATGTGTATGAAATATGACTCATGCTTTTTCACATTAGGTGGTAATACATCTGCCATCATAGGTCACAATGGATGTTATGCAGTCATTGATTCTCATGCACGCAACGAAGATGGGATGATAGATGGTGATGGGAAAAGGGTTGTTGTGTATTTTGCTTGTCttgattttttgtttgatcACATTTGGCTGTTTTCAAGACATTTGTCTGAAGGTCAGAGAGTGTTTGAGATTACAGGTGCTTGTGTCAGTAAGCAAGAGTCAAAGTCAAAGGATCCAGTGAAGGTGTATTGCGATTCTAAAAAGGTGCAGTCAAGTCATGTTGATGCTGATCTACATGCATCTGATGAAGAGGACGTTTTTATCAGTGATGTCATAACTACAACACTGCAGTTCAACCCACTTTGTAGTGATGTTGTTCAAACTTTGTGTACAAAGTTAAATGTACAGTCAGAGAAAGTTGATGCAAAATCAGTACAAGTTGGGGACTTAGGAGTTCCGTGCAAGAACGTGAACATAGTTGCTGATGGCAATTGTTTTTTCAGGGCAGTTAGTCACGCTGTGTGTGGGACACAGTTACATCATAAAAAAATACGTGCATCTGTGTGTAAGCATTTGCAAAACAGTGTTGGGGCATATGACAGTCTTTTAAGATCTGAATATGATTCAATGGCACAGTACCTCCTCATTTcgaaaatgaaatatgttggcaGTTGGGCTACAGAAATTGAGATTCAAGCTGTAGCAGATTATTTAGGATTacatgttttcacatttcatgaCAACCGCTGGATTGAATACAGTTCCATGaataatgtgttttcaaatCAGGGAATTTATCTTGAAAACTGTAATGGCAATCATTATGAAACAGTTGTTTGTGTTCAACAGCTTCATGGGCAAGGTTGTTATGGTTATTGCAAAGACAACATATCTACTGTCACAGGTCGTGTCTTGAGACAACGAACTAATG TTTCCCCATCAATTAGCACAATGTCACATGCAGTTAAGACTGTGGATTTTATAAAACAGGAACCGAAAACATTGTCTGCCAGTGACAATACTGACTTAAGATTTAAGCCATTGTCCTTAAAAGTTGCACGCACATTATGTAACAAGTGTGATATTGACTTTGAGaagcaggatgtacaagcacccAAAGTGTCTGGGTATTTAGGTGACGTCTGTAAGACAGAGAGCATTGTTAAAGATGGCAATAGTTTTTTTAGGGCAGTAACACAAGTTATCAGTGGCTCACAGAAACGTCACCTGAAGGTGAGGCGTGCTGTAGT CATGGAAAAGAGTGGTGGAGATCTTCTGCAGATAGTGGATAGAGAATATACGTCACTGTCAGATTACATTagtaaaacaaaagtgaaatatGTTGGACATACTGCCACGAATGTGGAAATTCAAGCTACGGCAAATGCATTTGGTTTAGATATACATTGCTATGGTGGTGGGACTTGGCAATCATTTACTTGTAAAAGTAAAGTGTCAGATGAAGGGATATATTTGAAGCAGTGTGATGATGATCATTTTGAGCAAGTGGTGTGTGtacaaaacagtgaacagctgGTTTGCGTTGGATTGTGTACGGTGGATACCTCTCAGACAAAATACCTGTGTAGAAGGGATATCTGTATTTCAAATGATAATCATAGTGGTCAAAATGTTAATGAGGGGATCACAAACAAATATGACAGCAAGTTATATAGACGGAAAGTTAGGGAATCAAGCATATGGAAATATGAGGTAAATGTGTCACATAGGCAAAATGTTAAGGACAGGAGCACAGGGAAATATAGGGACAATTTAGTTCATCGACAGAAAGCTATGGAGAGCAGCATagggaaatataaaataaatacagttcatAGGCAGAAGGTTAAGGAAAGAAGCATAGGGAAATATAAAGACAACGCGTTGCATAGGTTAAACATTAAGGCAATAAACAAAAGTAAATATTGGTTGAATCCAATGCATAGGCAAAGTGTGAAAACCAGGAATCGAAGGGAATATCATGTAAATTATGAGTATAAAATGCGTGTTGCAGCAGGTAACAAACGTAAAaggcaggaaaaaaaagttaAGTCAAAAGAAATTAACTTTGTTATGCAGCAGTTTTTGGATAAAGTGAAAGACGGACCGGATTTTGTGTGTTGCGTCTGCCATAGAATGTTATTTTGTCATCAAGTTTTACTTTGTAAAAGAGGTGACTATAATAAGAGTTCTGCAATGGCTTCTCTTGCTGATAAATGTATCAATGAGAAGTACTTGCACATATGCAGTGGTGATTGTGTTTTGCCATGTCTGTTGATGAATACACCTAGAAGTCAGTTGTGGATCTGTTACACTTGCCATGGTAAGATTAACAAAGGTGTATTGCCTCCTGAATGTGCAATGAATAATATGGTTGTTGATCCCATTCCGGCTGAGTTGGCGTGTTTGAACAGTTTAGAGCAGCATTTAATCGCGTTAAATATTCCGTTCATGAAGATGTTGGCGTTACCTAAAGGTGGGCAAAATGGAGTCCATGGTCCTGTAACGTGTGTTCCAGCAAATATTGTGCAAACTAGCAATTTGTTGCCACGTTCTAGTATGGAAGGATCATTGTTGCCAGGGAAGTTGAAGCGAAAGCTTACTTATAAAGGTCATTACGAGTATCAATTTGTTGATGACATGCATATCCGAAAGGCATTGAAGTTGTTAAAAGACACTAATGTGCATTATAAAGATGTGGTGTTCAATGAGGATTGGTCGAATGAGTTTTGTAAAGAAGCACATTCTGATGTATCAGAAAAGGACACTGATTGCACTGGAGATGGTGCTGAAGCATCTGCTGATAATGGTAAGGAAGAGCTCCTGCATGACAGACAGCAGCATTGTATGTATCAAGACACATGTCTAATGCCAGTGGACATTGGTCAGGAAGCACTTGATCAGTCCTTTGACAATGTCTTGAACTTGGCTCCGGCTGAAGGGAATAATCCTGTGCGACTGTTATCTGATGATACAAATGAGGCCAAATGTTTCCCTGTTTTGTTTCCTAAAGGATGCCCTACATATCGAGATTTTCGTCAACATCGGTTGACATTGTCACGCTATTTTAATAATCGCATCTTACATGCTGATGGTCATTTTGCTCAGAATGTGGAGTATATCTTTTTTGCTCTGTATATGTCAGAGGTAGAACAAGTTGTGTCGTGTGTATCTATAGCATTGAGGAAAGGAAAAGGTGGCAAATTCCAAAAAGTTACTGGAGATGTATTGAATAATGAGGAGGGTTTGAAGAGGTTGTTGGAATATGATGATGGGTTTCGTTTTCTTAAGCCTATTAGAGGAACCCCATCTTTTTGGCAGGGAGCACAACGTGAACTGTTGGCTTGTGTTCGTCAACTTGGCATTCCTACGTGGTTTGCCTCATTTTCCTGTGCTGATATGCGGTGGAAGAACCTTCTGACTAGTATTTTGACACAGGAAGGTAGAACAGAAACGGTCGAGGAACTAGAATGGGCGGAAAGGTGTGAACTTTTACGTCGTAATCCTGTCACTGCGGCAAGACTGTTTGATTTTCGATGGCATTGTTTTTTGAGGGAAGTTTTGATGTCTCCATGTAATCCTATTGGTAAGATTACTGATTATTACTATCGTGTGGAATTCCAGCAACGTGGTTCACCACACATTCATGGTTTGTTTTGGATAGAAGATGCACCTGTCATTGATAGAAACACAGATGAGGAGGTAGTTGCAATTATTGATAAGTATGTGACTTGTGAATTACCTACAGAGGATGAGACACTCTTAGAGATTGTTACAGGTGTGCAAACACACTCAAAGCGTCACTCCAAAACGTGTAAGAAGAAAGGTACAGTTTGTCGTTTCACTTTTCCTAGGCTTCCATCTTTAGAAACATTTATATCTCGTGGCGTTGGTGCAGATGATGAGAAGTCAGATATGAGAAAGGAGGATGCAGTGAAAATCCTAAATGATCTCAAGGCTGCTATTTCAGATGGTAAAGCAGATGGTGGATCTGTCCAACAGTTGTTTGCGCGAGTAGGAATAACTCAAGCCGATTTTCAAGCTGCTTGTATATGTTATGGTAGGAAAACCTAGGTGGTTTTGAAGAGGCGGATTGATGCGATCTGGATTAATCACTACAGCAAAGTAATGCTCAAAATATGGAATGCAGATATTGACATCCAATTTGTTGCTGATGCTTATGCTTGTGTTGTGTACATAATTTCGTATATTTCGAAAGGGGAAAGATAAATGGGAATGTTACTGGCAAATGCACAGAGGGAAGCTGCCAAGGAGGGGAATGCTAGTGCAAAAGATGCTTTAAAAAATCTAGGGAGTGTGTATTTACACAACAGAGATGTTTCTGCTCAGGAGGCTGTATATAGGTTAGCAAATATGCATCTGAAGGAGTGTTCAAGAAAAGTCGTTTTTGTGCCAGTAGGGGAAAATCCTGTTAAAATGAGTCTGCCTTTAAGTGTTTTAAAACAGAAGGCGTCATCGAAGGACCTCAGCACAGAAGACATGTGGATGACTAGCTTGGTTGACAGATATAAGAGTAGGCCAAAAGACAGTTCTTTTAATGATATGTGTTTGGCAAAATTTGCGTCAGAGTATCGCATTTCGTCAAAGAATGAACGGTCCCCAAATAGGATTGCATTGAGCAATGATTGTGGGTTTATTTTGAGAAGAACTCGAACCCAACCGGCCGTTATTCGTTATGTACGGTTTTCTGAAACCAAGAGTCCAGAGTTGTTCCATCAGAGCATTCTGCAGTTGTTTTTGCCTTATCGGATTGATGGGCAGTTGAGACCAGAAGGTTTTGTGACATTTGAAGAGTTTTACAGAGGAGGCTATGTAAAATTAGATGATGGATGGCTGCATTCTGTTAAGTCAGTTGTTGATGCAAATAGAAGGTCATATGAAATGGATGCAGATGTGTTGGATAACATCCAAAACACCATTGATAGGGATGGCATCATAGAAGATGCCTGGTGCAACTTGTGCCCAGAAGCAGAATTGGATCGTTTAGAGTGTGTACAGTTACGTGCAGATGAGAATCAGGTAGTGGATGAGCACACTGATCTCATTCCAGACTTAGCAGTGACTCGGGAACAAGTTGCCCATTTAGAAAAGAGAGGTAATGTCATGTGTCGAAATGATGGTGTGGCTTTGATAAGATCTCTGAATGAGACAcagatgtgtattttttatCAGATTAGGCAGTGGTGCTTAGCTAAGGTAATGGGGGAGAAGCCAGACCCATTACATGTGTTCATCACAGGTGGTG GTTTAATGAAGGCTATTCAGTACGAAGCAACGAGGTTATTGTCCACAGTGAGTCGTCAACCAGACgatatttgtgtgttgttgacagCTCCGACTGGGATAGCTGCCCACAATTTACATGCTAGTACCATTCACAGTGCCTTAAGCATTGGGGTGGATGTACGCTTACCTTACATACCTCTTGGTGAAGAGAAGGTGAACTCGTTGCGGGCCAAATATAGTAGTTTGCAGATTTTGATCATTGATGAAATTTCCATGGTGAGTCATAACCTGTTGGCTTATATCCATGGACGTTTACGTCAGATGAAAAAAAGTCGTGATTTTGCTCCATTTGGTAATGTGAGTGTAGTTGTGGTTGGAGATTTTTTCCAGTTGCCTCCTGTTAGAGGGAAAccactgtatataaataatgtAGGTATAGATTTGTGGTCTTCTATATTTAAGGTTGTAGAGCTAAAAACGATTGTTAGGCAACAAGATGATGCGTTTGCTCAGTTGTTGAACAGAGTTAGAACTCGTTCGAAAGGGACCCCAATGTTAGCTGGTGacattgacattttaaaaagatgtGAAACTGGTGAAGTCAGCTCAGCTTTACACATATTTTCTACCAACAAACAGGTGAATGAGCATAATGTTGTCCAACTTGCAAAGACTTGTCCTGATTTTGTTGAGATAAAGGCTCAAGATTTTGTCAATTGTAAGGCAACAGGCAAGTTGAAGTTGATGAGTGGGCATCATTCACGAGTACAGAATACGTGTTTGGATGAATCACTGGCTTTGGGGATAGATGCTCGTGTTATGCTTATAAAGAATGTAGACGTAGCAGACGGACTGGTAAATGGAGTATGTGGCACTGTAACCCATATTGTTTACCCGAATGATAATAGAAACTTCCCTGACTCAGTGTATGTTAAGTTTGATGACAATCAGGTGGGTGCAGAGATGAGGAAACGCTGTGCGTATTCTGTAGCAGTTGAGATGGGCTCTACTGGTATTAGACCAGAGGAGGAAAGGGTAACCACTAAAGGCGGTTTGCGCCGGCAATTTCCACTGAAACTTGCTTGGGCTTGTACTGTACATAAAGTACAGGGTCTAAC AATCTTTGCACCTGGACAGGCATATGTGGCATTAAGCCATGTTAGAAGTTTGTCAGGGTTGGTTATACAGGATTTTGAACACAAGGTCATATATTGCAAGGATGAGATTAAAGATGCAATTAAAAACATGCCTCCCTTCTTGGTCGAAAGTATTTCAATGCAGAGCATTACAAATGCAAACACGCAttgtttcacattgtttttgATGAATGTGCAAAATTTAAGCCGAAATATTACAGATTTGGTGTCATGTACAAAGCATTTGCAGCTTAACTGTATTGCTGTTACAGAAACATGGCTGCCTGAAGCTTTCTCAAGCGAATCTGTAAAGATTCAAGGTTACAGCTTTCAAAACCAGCCACGTAGTTTGTCTTATAGTAGCAGTAACCACACATTGGCAAACATACAAGAACAACAACGTGGTGGAGTTGGCATGTATAGTTTAGATAGTTTACCATATGTGGTCATCAAAGTACCACATTTGAGTTTGGAATGTTTAGTGTACAACTACACAACATCCAGGATACTGATAGCAGTCGTttatcggccgccatcttatcCTATGTCTCAATTAAAAGACAATCTGACCAAGTTAATTAATTGGTTAGATCCAATAAGTACCACAGTTGCTGTAATAGGAGATTTCAATGATAATATTTTCAAATCTTCTAGTATTTCTAACTTTATGGCAAATAAAGGATATATCCAACATGTCACCCAAGCAACAACTGAGAAGGGTACATTAATTGACCACATCTAtataaaaactacattttatgACATAGAAACTGTAGTTTCGCCAACATACTTTAGTGACCACGAGGGGATTACATGTTCTTTTACATCTAGGTCGATGGACATGGACATTGGAGTAGAACAGCTGTAG